The Desulfomicrobium apsheronum genome includes a region encoding these proteins:
- a CDS encoding transposase domain-containing protein yields the protein RKNWLFAGAPKGADASAMLFSLVETAKANEIEPQAYLKFLFERFPAAQTTEEIKALMPQHVDKSLLPSLPKPKPRKK from the coding sequence CCGTAAGAACTGGCTCTTTGCCGGAGCACCCAAGGGTGCCGACGCCAGCGCCATGCTCTTTTCCTTGGTGGAAACCGCCAAAGCCAACGAGATCGAGCCCCAAGCCTACCTGAAATTCCTTTTCGAACGATTCCCCGCCGCGCAGACCACGGAAGAAATAAAGGCACTCATGCCCCAGCACGTGGACAAATCCCTTCTCCCAAGCCTCCCCAAGCCCAAGCCGCGCAAAAAGTAA
- the ychF gene encoding redox-regulated ATPase YchF: MGLSIGIVGLPNVGKSTLFNALTKAQNAESANYPFCTIEPNKAVVPVPDPRLAKLLELVGSQKIIQATVDFIDIAGLVKGASQGEGLGNQFLANIRECDAILHVVRCFENDDVIHVDGSVDPIRDIEVIDTELILADLQAVERKAERLSKQIRADKRLAPQLDLLQRLTAHLNTGKPASEMEELRSDLGAELRKDLLLITFKPVIFGMNVDEAALAEDNQFVTKVRELAATRGACAVKISARIEEELVGLTPEEAQEFLASYGVNESGLDLVIRTGYEMLGLCSYFTAGPKEVRAWTIHQGCKAPQGAGVIHTDFERGFIRAEVIAYNDYVKHGSEAKCRAAGVLRVEGKEYVLKDGDVVHFLFNV; the protein is encoded by the coding sequence ATGGGACTGAGCATAGGCATCGTGGGCCTGCCCAACGTGGGCAAATCCACCCTCTTCAACGCGCTGACCAAGGCTCAAAACGCCGAAAGCGCCAACTACCCCTTCTGCACCATCGAGCCCAACAAGGCCGTGGTTCCGGTGCCGGACCCGCGTCTGGCCAAGCTGCTGGAACTGGTGGGTTCCCAGAAGATCATCCAGGCCACGGTGGATTTCATCGACATCGCCGGGCTGGTCAAGGGCGCGAGCCAGGGCGAAGGCCTTGGCAACCAGTTCCTGGCCAACATCCGCGAATGCGACGCCATCCTGCACGTAGTGCGCTGCTTCGAAAATGACGACGTCATCCATGTGGACGGGTCCGTGGACCCCATCCGCGACATCGAAGTCATCGACACGGAACTGATCCTGGCCGACCTGCAGGCCGTGGAACGAAAGGCCGAGCGGCTGTCCAAGCAGATCAGGGCCGACAAGCGCCTCGCTCCGCAGCTGGACCTGTTGCAGAGGCTCACGGCCCACCTGAACACGGGCAAGCCCGCCTCGGAAATGGAAGAGCTCAGGAGCGACCTGGGCGCGGAACTGCGCAAGGATCTGCTGCTGATCACGTTCAAGCCGGTCATCTTCGGCATGAACGTGGACGAGGCCGCCCTGGCCGAAGACAACCAGTTCGTGACCAAGGTCCGGGAACTGGCCGCGACCCGCGGAGCCTGCGCCGTGAAAATTTCGGCCCGCATCGAGGAAGAGCTGGTCGGCCTGACTCCAGAGGAAGCGCAGGAATTTCTGGCATCCTACGGAGTCAACGAATCGGGTCTGGATCTGGTCATCCGCACGGGCTATGAAATGCTCGGACTATGCTCCTACTTCACGGCCGGACCCAAGGAAGTGCGAGCCTGGACCATCCACCAGGGCTGCAAGGCTCCCCAAGGCGCAGGCGTGATTCACACGGACTTCGAGCGCGGTTTCATCCGGGCCGAGGTCATCGCCTATAACGACTACGTCAAGCACGGCTCCGAGGCCAAATGCCGCGCCGCCGGAGTGCTGCGGGTCGAAGGCAAGGAATACGTCCTCAAAGACGGCGACGTGGTGCATTTTCTCTTCAACGTCTAG
- a CDS encoding DMT family transporter — translation MAMSRSAQGYSAALASAVFLSTTSIFIRHLVMNFDMPPLVLACWRNIIVVATLVPLMLLFDRGLLRVGKAHIPFLAIFGLMLAGFNGLWAISVAQNGAAVATVMVYCSVAYTAILGWKFMGESLGALKFTAIALCLCGCALISGALNASAWQSNLLGVIAGLLTGLCYTAYSLMGRVTSTRGISPWTTLLYIFAFAGAFLFLANLTGGWVPGSAVTPGDMFWLGASVEGWTVMILLGAIPTVGGYGFYNVSLSLLDASVANIIVSLEPLFTAVFAFLLLGETLTPVQLLGSALLLSGMAAIKLGDLRRPLPVPQEA, via the coding sequence ATGGCCATGTCCCGTTCCGCCCAAGGCTACAGCGCCGCTCTCGCCAGCGCAGTGTTCCTGTCCACGACCTCCATCTTCATCCGCCATCTGGTCATGAATTTCGACATGCCGCCGCTCGTCCTGGCCTGCTGGCGCAACATCATCGTGGTCGCGACCCTGGTGCCTCTCATGCTTCTTTTCGATCGCGGGTTGCTGCGCGTCGGCAAGGCTCACATCCCCTTTCTGGCCATTTTCGGACTGATGCTGGCCGGCTTCAACGGACTGTGGGCCATCTCGGTGGCGCAAAACGGAGCAGCCGTGGCCACGGTCATGGTTTACTGCTCCGTGGCCTACACCGCCATTCTGGGCTGGAAGTTCATGGGCGAGAGTCTTGGAGCGCTCAAATTCACGGCCATAGCCTTGTGTCTTTGCGGGTGCGCGCTCATCAGCGGGGCGCTGAACGCCTCGGCCTGGCAGAGCAATCTGCTGGGAGTCATCGCGGGCCTGCTGACGGGGCTGTGCTACACGGCCTACAGCCTGATGGGCCGGGTGACCTCGACGCGGGGCATCTCGCCCTGGACCACCCTCCTCTACATCTTTGCGTTCGCGGGGGCGTTCCTTTTTCTGGCCAATCTTACCGGCGGATGGGTTCCCGGATCGGCCGTGACGCCCGGGGACATGTTCTGGCTCGGTGCCAGCGTGGAAGGCTGGACCGTGATGATCCTGCTGGGGGCCATCCCCACGGTGGGCGGTTACGGGTTCTACAACGTAAGCCTGTCCCTGTTGGATGCCAGCGTGGCCAACATCATCGTCTCTCTGGAGCCTCTCTTCACCGCCGTCTTCGCCTTCCTCCTGCTGGGCGAAACCCTGACCCCGGTCCAGCTTCTGGGCAGCGCCCTGCTTCTCTCGGGCATGGCGGCGATCAAGCTCGGCGATCTGCGCCGCCCCTTGCCCGTCCCCCAGGAAGCATGA
- a CDS encoding transposase, translated as MPYNPKIHSRRSIRLQNYDYSQPGAYFVTICAQDRICLFGDVVDGEMRLNDAGHVAQECWNAVPIHFQHVDLDMFVVMPNHVHGILVIVDSPASMRTEKRADNFLSLRGTSKTVGSVVRGFKIGVTAWMRRNTAIHDVWQRNYWEHIVRDETELNRIREYIATNPSRWETDRLHPGQELRETPGRYGPGGVFRL; from the coding sequence ATGCCGTACAACCCCAAGATCCATAGTCGCCGATCCATCAGGTTACAAAATTATGATTATTCCCAACCAGGCGCATATTTCGTGACCATTTGTGCACAGGACCGGATTTGTCTGTTTGGGGACGTGGTGGACGGGGAAATGCGGTTGAATGATGCGGGCCATGTCGCACAAGAATGTTGGAATGCCGTTCCGATTCATTTTCAGCATGTTGATTTGGATATGTTCGTGGTCATGCCGAACCATGTTCACGGAATATTGGTCATCGTCGATTCTCCGGCGTCCATGAGGACGGAAAAAAGGGCGGATAATTTTTTGTCGTTACGCGGGACGTCCAAAACGGTTGGTTCCGTGGTGCGTGGATTTAAAATCGGCGTGACCGCATGGATGCGGCGCAACACGGCCATTCATGACGTATGGCAACGCAATTATTGGGAACATATCGTCCGCGATGAAACGGAATTGAACCGCATCCGGGAATACATCGCCACCAATCCCAGCCGATGGGAAACGGACAGGTTGCATCCAGGCCAGGAATTGCGTGAAACACCGGGCAGGTATGGGCCAGGCGGTGTGTTTCGTCTGTGA
- a CDS encoding PLP-dependent aminotransferase family protein, giving the protein MRLALDPESREPVYVQISGHFRNSILTENLRPGIRLPAVRTLAANLGVSRGTVESAYAELMAEGLITSRQGSGFYVLPHAPGEVRNPPLSGGWPAWQGRLSYGGCEAMSAYLPEVSRKTDWIALDGGACDPRLFPMDEFRKLLGQVMRRDGVSAVEYGEIAGYRPLRTTLAQVLASQGIQTDAESILITAGSQQALSLVTGLILSPGEAVVVEGPTYAGALDVFRARGLRILTVGVDEEGMDMRELEAVLSRHRPGLIYTIPNFHNPTGACLDGQRRRQLISLAGRFDVPILEDDYVGDIRYEGRAQPTLKSLDPDGRVIYMSTFSKMLIPGLRVGFVVADGPVYAHLLRSKRCHDLATCNLIQRALRDYVSVGRYHAHLQRSCTLYRRRRDAMLAALERHMPSGASWTRPKGGLFIWLRLPEYMTASDLLPRACAEGVIFAPGGNFFLDPADGEGGMRLNFASNTEAVIEEGVRRLGRAMVGA; this is encoded by the coding sequence ATGCGCCTGGCACTTGATCCTGAATCCCGGGAGCCCGTTTACGTCCAGATCAGCGGGCATTTTCGAAACAGCATCCTGACCGAAAATCTGCGCCCGGGCATCCGGCTGCCGGCGGTCCGGACCCTGGCCGCGAATCTGGGAGTCAGCCGCGGCACCGTGGAGAGTGCCTACGCCGAACTCATGGCCGAGGGGCTCATTACCTCCAGGCAGGGCAGCGGTTTCTACGTGCTTCCCCATGCTCCCGGCGAGGTCAGGAATCCTCCCCTGTCCGGCGGCTGGCCCGCATGGCAGGGACGCCTTTCTTACGGAGGCTGCGAGGCCATGAGCGCTTATCTGCCGGAGGTCAGCCGAAAAACGGACTGGATCGCGCTGGATGGCGGGGCGTGCGACCCGCGTCTGTTTCCCATGGACGAGTTCCGCAAGCTCCTGGGGCAGGTCATGCGCCGGGACGGGGTGTCCGCCGTGGAGTACGGGGAGATTGCCGGATACCGCCCACTGCGCACCACCCTGGCCCAGGTGCTGGCCAGCCAGGGCATCCAGACGGACGCCGAGAGCATCCTGATCACGGCCGGTTCGCAGCAGGCCCTGTCCCTGGTCACGGGGCTCATCCTGTCGCCCGGCGAGGCCGTCGTGGTCGAAGGCCCGACCTATGCCGGGGCCCTGGACGTGTTCCGCGCCCGGGGCCTGCGCATCCTGACCGTCGGCGTGGACGAGGAAGGCATGGACATGCGGGAGCTGGAGGCGGTCCTGTCCCGTCATCGGCCGGGCCTCATCTACACCATCCCCAATTTTCACAATCCCACCGGCGCGTGTCTGGACGGCCAGCGCCGCAGGCAGCTCATCAGCCTGGCGGGGCGTTTCGACGTGCCCATCCTCGAAGACGACTATGTCGGCGACATTCGCTACGAGGGCCGGGCTCAGCCTACCCTCAAATCCTTGGATCCAGACGGTCGCGTCATCTACATGAGCACCTTCTCCAAGATGCTCATTCCTGGCCTGCGCGTGGGCTTCGTGGTGGCCGACGGCCCGGTTTACGCCCATCTGCTGCGCTCCAAACGCTGCCACGACCTGGCCACCTGCAACTTGATTCAGCGGGCCCTGCGCGACTACGTCTCGGTGGGCCGCTATCACGCCCACCTGCAACGCTCCTGCACGCTCTACCGCAGGCGTCGCGACGCCATGCTGGCCGCCCTGGAGCGGCACATGCCCTCCGGCGCGAGCTGGACGCGGCCCAAGGGGGGGCTGTTCATCTGGCTGCGCCTGCCCGAATACATGACGGCCTCGGACCTTCTGCCCAGGGCCTGCGCGGAAGGCGTGATCTTCGCGCCGGGGGGAAATTTCTTTCTGGATCCGGCAGATGGGGAGGGCGGCATGCGTCTGAATTTTGCCTCCAACACGGAGGCCGTGATCGAAGAGGGGGTCCGGCGGTTGGGCAGGGCGATGGTCGGGGCGTAG
- a CDS encoding RNA methyltransferase has product MLENIDVILCRPKFPENIGSVARACLNMGCGQIVLVNPLNWDLDKALPLATHHAGHLLKSVRIHQTLAEALAPYSFSYGTTARTGGWRQAIQTPEEAAPRIVEQRNAGGRVAIVFGPEDTGLTNEETDLCNQLLTIPTTDNLTSLNLSQAVMVVLYECFKKSLTKPFKVAGYPKDRYINIEEREVLFNQLRETLIEIDFLNKDNPEYFMLPLKRFFNRINPRLNEYNLLMGLCRQMRRIVDVAKGRGA; this is encoded by the coding sequence ATGCTTGAGAACATCGACGTCATCCTCTGCAGGCCCAAGTTTCCGGAAAATATCGGCTCGGTGGCCCGGGCCTGCCTGAACATGGGCTGCGGCCAGATCGTGCTGGTGAACCCACTGAACTGGGATCTGGACAAAGCCCTGCCCCTGGCCACCCACCATGCCGGGCACCTGCTGAAAAGCGTCCGCATCCATCAGACCCTGGCCGAGGCGCTGGCTCCCTATTCCTTTTCCTACGGCACAACGGCCAGAACAGGCGGATGGCGTCAGGCCATCCAGACGCCCGAGGAGGCGGCCCCGCGCATCGTCGAACAACGTAATGCGGGCGGCAGGGTCGCCATCGTCTTCGGCCCCGAGGACACGGGCCTGACCAACGAGGAAACCGATCTCTGCAACCAGCTCCTGACCATCCCCACCACCGACAACCTGACCTCGCTGAACCTGAGCCAGGCGGTCATGGTCGTGCTCTACGAATGCTTCAAGAAATCCCTGACCAAGCCCTTCAAGGTGGCGGGATACCCCAAGGATCGCTACATCAACATCGAAGAACGGGAAGTCCTCTTCAACCAGCTACGCGAGACCCTGATCGAGATCGATTTCCTGAACAAGGACAATCCCGAATATTTCATGCTCCCCCTGAAGCGCTTCTTCAACCGCATCAACCCGCGCCTGAACGAATACAACCTGCTCATGGGCCTGTGCCGCCAGATGAGAAGAATCGTGGACGTCGCCAAGGGCAGGGGGGCGTAG